Genomic window (Salvelinus alpinus chromosome 13, SLU_Salpinus.1, whole genome shotgun sequence):
CCCGTTCTTTTCAGGAGAGGCCTGTTGCTCCTTGGTGTGAACTGACAGGATATGGCGACTGAGCACAAAGGGGTCCGCGATCTTGAAGTTGCAGTGCCGGCACTGGTGCAGTTTCTTGGCACGGTGCGACGCCGAGTGCTTCTTCAGTTCAGACGGCCGGTGGAAGCCTTTATCGCAGACGGCACATTTGTGGGGGTAGTCCTTGGTGTGCACCGATATGATGTGGCGCTTCAGGTCACTGGAGTTGGAGCTCTTGTGTTCACAATGGGCACACAGGTGGGTTTTGGCCTCCTCGTGCGTCAGCCCGTGCTGCAGCAACTCCTCCTCCTCAGCAAATGTCTGGAAGCAGCGCTCACACTTGAAGGGCATCTCTTTGCTGTGTTTGGTCTTGACATGAGTCTTCAGGTTGGAGGAATCAGCCGACTTGTAGTCGCAGTAGAGGCAAGAGTAAGGCTTCTCGccggtgtgtgtgcgcatgtgtttcTTCAGCTCGGAGGGGTGCCGGAAGCCCTTGCCACATTCCACACAGATGTGAGGGAAGCTCTTACTATGGACAGCCAGCAAGTGGCGGTTGAGCAGACCTTGTTCAGCCGTCTCGTAGTCACAGAACTTACACTTGTGCATCTTGTTGGCCTGTGAAGGCACCGGACTCTTGGGCTCACGGTGGTGGTGCTGCAGTCGATGTGAGAAGAGCGCCGCCTGCTGGTGGAACTCCTTGCCACACACCTCACACTCAAACAGACCCTTGCTGCTCAGTGTGTGCCCCTCCATGTGGTTATGAAGGCTTGCCTTCTTGTTGGTGGTAAAGTCACAGTCCGTGCACTGGTACTTTTTCCTGGTCAGGACATCTTGGTGGTGGTTTTTGGTGTGGCGCTTCAGGAAGCCTCGCGACTTGAACTTCTTGCCACAGAGCATGCAGGGGTATACGGTCAGAGGCTGGCCATATGGACCAATAATGATGGCTGGAATGGGAAACAGATACAAACTCATGACTCCCAGATATCACATGATCTATATTCAGAAATGAAACGTGTGAAAACCTGTGCAGAGTGAGTTTGGCAATCAGCTGACTTTATAAATGACCCGCAGTTGCCCAGCCCATAGAATCAAAatgcaaaatgattggcacccttgataaagaagAGCAAAGACGACTGTATAAAATaacaatacaaatactgagctatattgtatgcttaaaaattatgttattttatactaatacaattgcttagAGAAAGAATTTGTTTAACAAATTAATCTCAAAACTACAAtgcaatactccagcaccctcccatTGGAGAATCTggagagattctgtatggaggaattgTCTAAGACCCATCCCAATGTGTTCACctatctcataaaacattttagaaaaaggctcagtgtcatTATCCTCACAAGGGAAGGGTGCTGGTATATTGAATACAGGGGTGGCAATAtttttgacccctatcttttaGATGCATTTTGTTTATTAagcaaaatctctttctctgagcaatttcaACAAAAATAATTACCGGTAGCACACAATATTCATTACAttctgtccacatacttttgtatcggCACATACACTACAcgaccagaagtatgtggacacctgctcgtcgaacatctcattccaaaatcataggcattaatatggagttggtcccccctatgctgctataacagcctccactcttctgggaaggctttccactagatgttggaacattgctgcggagacttgaTTCCattgagcattagtgaggtcgggcacggaTCTTGGGCGATTAGGCCCGGCTCGCAGAcagctttccaattcatcccaaaggtgttcgatggagttgaggtcagggctctatgcaagccagtcaagttcttccacacaaaccatttccgctttgtgcacgggggcattgtcacgctgacacaggaaagggccttccccaaactgttgccacaaagttggaagcacagaatcgtctagaatgtcattgtatgctgtagctttaagatttcccctcactagaactaaggggcctagcccgaaccataaaaaacagcctcagaccattattccttctccaccaacctttacagttggcactatgcgatTCGGgcatggtgaagcgtgattcatcactccagacaaCGCGTTTCCACTCCTCCAGAGAGTCCAATggtcggcgagctttacaccactccagctgacgcttggcattgcgcacggTGATCTtgggcttgtgtgtggctgctcggccatggaaacccatttcatgaagctcccgatgaacaggtattgtgctgacattccttccagaggcagtttggaactcggtagtaagtgttgcaaccgaggacagaagatttttacacacttcagcactcggcggtcccgttctgtgaagttgtgtggcctatcacttcgcggctgagccgttgttgttcctagacgttcccacttcacaataacagaacttacagttgactgaggcagctctagcagggcagtaatttgacacactgacttgttggaacggttgcatcctatgacggtgccatgttgaaagtcaccatggtcttcagtaaggccattctactgcaaatgttaaaactatggagattgcatggctgtgtgctcgattttatatacccatcagcaacgggtatggctgaaatagccgaatccactaatttgaagggatgtccacatacttttggccatgtagtgtagctCACTATTTGTATTAATTATTTGACAGTGTTATTTGCTCATTTTTATCATGGGTGCCAATCAATTTGGGACCTGACTGTAGTTCAGTCCCATCTGACAGCTAAATACCTGTCTGGACCTGGCGAGGCTCAGCCCTTGTTCTCTTATTCTTGTTCCGTTGCCTGTTGACCTTGTCCACTCCGTCTGACTCGTCAATGTGCAGCAGAGCACTGGCGGCACCGTTCCTGTTCTCACAGCTTTCACTGTCCTCAGAACCTGGAATCACATCGTAAACGTTGAATGCAAATGCACACCTCTCAACACTGCTAGAGCAGCGATACGGCGCAGACTTTtttaacattttgttacattacaaccttattctaaaatgtattaaattcccccccaccccatcaatctacacacaataccaaagcaaaaacatggttagaattttttgcaaatgttttaaaaataaaacactgaaatatcacatttacatacagcgctgtgaaaaagtatttgcccccttcctgatttcttatttttttgcacatttgtcacacttaaatgtttcagatcaaaCAAATTGTAATATTacaaagataacccaagtaaacGCCAAATGCAGTTTAAATGatcattttatttattaagggaaaaaagctaaccgaaccttcatggccctatgtgacaaagtatttgccccccccccccttgttaaatcatgaatttactgtggttaatcacattttttgaaagctgagttcaatttcactagccacacccaggcttgattactgccagacctgttgaatcaagaaaatagaacctgtctgacaaagtgaagtaggccaaaatatctcaaaaagcAAGACATCATGCCGCGATCCAAAGAAATTCAGGAACAGATGAGAAACAAAGTAATTGACATCTATCAGTCTAGAAAGGGTTACAAAGCCATTTCTAAAGCTTTGTGACTCCAGCGAACCACGGTGAGAGCCATTATCCACAAATTGAGAAAATTTGGAACAGTGGTGAACCTTCCCAGGAGTGGCCGGCCTACCAAAATTACCCCAAGAACGCAGCGACGACTCATCCAAGAGGTCACAAAAGAACCTACAACAACATCTAAAGAACTGCAGGCCTCACTTGCCTCAGTTAAGGTCAGTGTTCATGACTCAACCATAAGAAAGAGACTGGCCAAAAATGGCATCCATGGCAGAGTT
Coding sequences:
- the LOC139536991 gene encoding zinc finger Y-chromosomal protein 1-like isoform X2 produces the protein MRLCLALSIKEIDWDEGGAEGEEFVVELQETVLVSEGEGEGMAVHGFSSEELVIQDAVEDVVSEYVHCDEDEEVAVETCVMSLEGEDEGVAMGDMPEDEMVADGHAQDELDPEQDTDGCGDYLMISLDEAGKMVSDDGTEVTVEGAVEDQVEKDEDGQEVIKVYIFKADSGEDDLGETEDVALTDSTGRALREKMVYMSQGDHGASKISDEVYMEVVVGGEEPVTHERSYDGTALSKDFMPVAWAAAYGSEDSESCENRNGAASALLHIDESDGVDKVNRQRNKNKRTRAEPRQVQTAIIIGPYGQPLTVYPCMLCGKKFKSRGFLKRHTKNHHQDVLTRKKYQCTDCDFTTNKKASLHNHMEGHTLSSKGLFECEVCGKEFHQQAALFSHRLQHHHREPKSPVPSQANKMHKCKFCDYETAEQGLLNRHLLAVHSKSFPHICVECGKGFRHPSELKKHMRTHTGEKPYSCLYCDYKSADSSNLKTHVKTKHSKEMPFKCERCFQTFAEEEELLQHGLTHEEAKTHLCAHCEHKSSNSSDLKRHIISVHTKDYPHKCAVCDKGFHRPSELKKHSASHRAKKLHQCRHCNFKIADPFVLSRHILSVHTKEQQASPEKNGAKRTLLGPSPASAPMARKQVLVPGASSSAAGMAKGPRERRVYQCQYCDYSSGDASGFKRHVISIHTKDYPHRCEICSKGFRRPSEKSQHIARHHKDLVQAE
- the LOC139536991 gene encoding zinc finger Y-chromosomal protein 1-like isoform X1 translates to MDEDETRLALHSQDPKIILHGSDEGGAEGEEFVVELQETVLVSEGEGEGMAVHGFSSEELVIQDAVEDVVSEYVHCDEDEEVAVETCVMSLEGEDEGVAMGDMPEDEMVADGHAQDELDPEQDTDGCGDYLMISLDEAGKMVSDDGTEVTVEGAVEDQVEKDEDGQEVIKVYIFKADSGEDDLGETEDVALTDSTGRALREKMVYMSQGDHGASKISDEVYMEVVVGGEEPVTHERSYDGTALSKDFMPVAWAAAYGSEDSESCENRNGAASALLHIDESDGVDKVNRQRNKNKRTRAEPRQVQTAIIIGPYGQPLTVYPCMLCGKKFKSRGFLKRHTKNHHQDVLTRKKYQCTDCDFTTNKKASLHNHMEGHTLSSKGLFECEVCGKEFHQQAALFSHRLQHHHREPKSPVPSQANKMHKCKFCDYETAEQGLLNRHLLAVHSKSFPHICVECGKGFRHPSELKKHMRTHTGEKPYSCLYCDYKSADSSNLKTHVKTKHSKEMPFKCERCFQTFAEEEELLQHGLTHEEAKTHLCAHCEHKSSNSSDLKRHIISVHTKDYPHKCAVCDKGFHRPSELKKHSASHRAKKLHQCRHCNFKIADPFVLSRHILSVHTKEQQASPEKNGAKRTLLGPSPASAPMARKQVLVPGASSSAAGMAKGPRERRVYQCQYCDYSSGDASGFKRHVISIHTKDYPHRCEICSKGFRRPSEKSQHIARHHKDLVQAE